The following coding sequences are from one Microbacterium sp. SORGH_AS_0969 window:
- a CDS encoding SDR family oxidoreductase, protein MTASNADLFDVSDRLALVTGSSRGLGRGLALTLARGGARLIVHGRDADAVEQTRAEAEELSGRPAHAVTFDVSDAGAVESAVADLLDNVGAPDILVNNAGVQRRAPIHEFPVADWDDIVAANLSGVFYVSRFITPAMVARGSGKVVNVASVQSRLARQTIAPYSATKGGVAQLTAGMAADLARFGIQVNALSPGYFATEMNRALVDDPEFTRWLTQRTPAARWGDVDELRGALLFLASDASSFVSGQNIFVDGGMTAVV, encoded by the coding sequence ATGACCGCCTCGAACGCCGATCTCTTCGACGTGTCCGACCGCTTGGCTCTCGTGACCGGCTCGTCTCGCGGCCTCGGCCGGGGCTTGGCGCTGACCCTCGCACGCGGCGGAGCGCGGCTGATCGTGCACGGACGGGACGCGGATGCCGTGGAGCAGACGCGCGCCGAAGCCGAAGAGCTGTCGGGTCGTCCCGCGCACGCCGTGACCTTCGACGTCAGCGACGCCGGCGCCGTCGAGAGCGCCGTCGCGGATCTGCTCGACAACGTCGGGGCGCCCGACATCCTCGTCAACAACGCGGGCGTGCAGCGCCGCGCGCCCATCCACGAGTTCCCGGTCGCCGACTGGGACGACATCGTCGCCGCGAACCTTTCGGGCGTCTTCTACGTCTCGCGCTTCATCACGCCCGCGATGGTCGCTCGGGGCTCGGGCAAGGTCGTCAACGTCGCGTCCGTGCAGTCGCGCCTCGCGCGTCAGACGATCGCGCCGTACTCGGCGACGAAGGGCGGTGTCGCGCAGCTGACCGCCGGCATGGCCGCCGACCTCGCGCGGTTCGGCATCCAGGTCAACGCGCTCAGCCCTGGTTACTTCGCGACCGAGATGAACCGCGCCCTGGTCGACGATCCCGAGTTCACGCGCTGGCTGACGCAGCGCACGCCTGCGGCCCGATGGGGCGACGTCGACGAACTGCGGGGGGCGCTGCTGTTCCTCGCGTCCGACGCGTCGAGCTTCGTCTCGGGTCAGAACATCTTCGTTGACGGCGGGATGACAGCGGTCGTCTGA
- a CDS encoding zinc-binding dehydrogenase gives MKSLLIEKALTAEVRDVPIPEPGKGQVRLRVEYVGICGSDLHYYYEGANGAFVVREPLVPGHELSGRVDLDPSGALAPGTPVTVHPARFGTPREGIENAPHLWPGGSYLGSASTWPHTQGAASEYLIVEADMVRVLPDGLPVRRAVLAEPLAVALHALGKAGPVEGLDVLVTGSGPIGLMAVAAAVAAGARVTATDVLAGPLERAAALGASATVDVSADAVESGAYAVVLECSGVPVSISTALKAVRPGGTVVQVGMLPDDPRPVNLAPFISKEVRYLGAFRFRDEIDQAVALLAANPGIESALTHEFAVTDAAEAFATARDSQRSGKVVFAL, from the coding sequence ATGAAGTCTCTGCTGATCGAGAAGGCGCTCACCGCTGAGGTGCGCGACGTGCCCATCCCCGAGCCCGGCAAGGGGCAGGTGCGCCTGCGTGTCGAGTACGTCGGCATCTGCGGGTCGGACCTGCACTACTACTACGAGGGCGCGAACGGGGCGTTCGTGGTTCGGGAACCCCTGGTCCCCGGTCACGAGCTCTCCGGCCGCGTCGACCTCGACCCCTCCGGCGCTCTGGCGCCGGGGACGCCGGTCACCGTCCACCCCGCGCGCTTCGGCACGCCGCGCGAGGGCATCGAGAACGCCCCGCACCTGTGGCCGGGCGGGTCATATCTCGGCAGCGCGTCGACCTGGCCGCACACGCAGGGCGCGGCATCCGAGTACCTGATCGTCGAGGCCGACATGGTGCGAGTCCTTCCCGACGGTCTGCCCGTGCGCCGTGCGGTTCTCGCCGAGCCGCTCGCGGTCGCGCTGCACGCGCTCGGCAAGGCCGGTCCCGTCGAGGGGCTCGACGTGCTCGTCACCGGTTCCGGGCCGATCGGCCTGATGGCCGTGGCGGCGGCCGTCGCTGCCGGTGCACGCGTCACCGCCACCGACGTGCTCGCGGGCCCGCTCGAGCGGGCGGCGGCGCTCGGCGCGTCGGCGACCGTCGATGTCTCCGCCGACGCGGTGGAATCGGGTGCCTATGCGGTGGTCCTGGAGTGCTCGGGCGTGCCGGTGTCGATCTCGACCGCGCTGAAGGCCGTCCGCCCCGGTGGCACCGTCGTGCAGGTCGGCATGCTCCCCGACGATCCGCGACCGGTGAACCTCGCCCCCTTCATCTCGAAAGAGGTGCGCTATCTCGGCGCGTTCCGCTTCCGCGACGAGATCGATCAGGCGGTCGCGCTGCTCGCGGCGAACCCCGGCATCGAGAGCGCGCTCACGCACGAGTTCGCGGTGACGGATGCCGCCGAGGCCTTCGCCACGGCGCGGGACTCGCAGCGCTCGGGCAAGGTCGTCTTCGCCCTCTGA
- a CDS encoding FadR/GntR family transcriptional regulator, with protein sequence MARASHGSLVDAIGMRIVDGDLPAGRVLTLAALESEYAVSRTVVREAVRVLEAMGMLEQRRRVGITVRPAVDWSALDTRLIGWQLAGRRRDQLIANTTELRAAIEPAAARLSARRATDLQRGELLRLADELARLGAAGLGDSPEYLAADIAFHDLILVSSGNLMLAAARAPIAAAIEGRALHGLTPGIPNPDALDNHVETAAAIGRADADAAEEHTRRYVAAVLTEVRPTL encoded by the coding sequence ATGGCCCGAGCGTCGCACGGCTCGTTGGTGGATGCCATCGGGATGCGCATCGTCGACGGCGACCTGCCCGCGGGTCGCGTCCTGACTCTCGCGGCGCTCGAGTCCGAGTACGCCGTCTCCCGCACCGTCGTGCGCGAAGCCGTGCGCGTGCTCGAGGCGATGGGCATGCTCGAGCAACGGCGTCGGGTCGGCATCACGGTGCGCCCCGCGGTCGACTGGAGCGCCCTGGACACGCGATTGATCGGGTGGCAGCTCGCCGGACGCCGCCGCGACCAGCTCATCGCGAACACGACGGAACTGCGGGCCGCGATCGAACCGGCGGCTGCGCGCCTCAGCGCCCGCCGCGCCACCGACCTGCAGCGCGGCGAGCTGCTCCGCCTCGCCGACGAGCTCGCCCGCCTGGGAGCTGCGGGCCTCGGCGACTCCCCCGAGTACCTCGCGGCCGACATCGCGTTCCACGACCTGATCCTCGTCTCGAGCGGGAATCTCATGCTCGCAGCCGCCCGGGCGCCGATCGCCGCCGCAATCGAGGGACGCGCCCTCCACGGACTGACCCCCGGCATCCCGAACCCCGACGCCCTCGACAACCACGTCGAGACGGCCGCCGCAATCGGCCGCGCCGACGCCGATGCCGCCGAGGAGCACACCCGCCGCTACGTCGCGGCGGTGCTGACCGAAGTCCGCCCCACCCTCTGA
- a CDS encoding NAD(P)-dependent oxidoreductase, which yields MTTLDEETGTLPPAPEVRLGVWGLGAMGEPMAQHLLSARGALTVHARRERDALIAAGAAWASTARELAAATDAVLIMLPDLPQLEEHLDGPDGLLAGIEGRPFLLMIGSTSSPVGVRELAERLPTGIGVVDCPVSGGEDGAKAGTLSIMLGGDSAVADLAAELLAPCGTPIRLGPLGAGEVAKACNQMVVAATILALGEATELAARSDVDPAALWELLGGGYAGSNLLASRREKLVTGDDSPSGVAGYMVKDLRFAADIAAATDTRPALLPALRAAFDEIVDRGLGERDIAVTRRFTAVRSDD from the coding sequence ATGACGACGCTCGACGAAGAGACCGGCACGCTTCCCCCCGCTCCCGAGGTGCGCCTCGGCGTCTGGGGCCTCGGCGCCATGGGCGAGCCCATGGCGCAGCATCTGCTGTCCGCGCGCGGGGCCCTGACCGTCCACGCCCGCCGAGAGCGCGACGCACTGATCGCGGCGGGAGCCGCGTGGGCCTCGACGGCGCGAGAACTCGCAGCGGCCACAGACGCTGTCCTCATCATGCTCCCCGACCTCCCGCAGCTCGAGGAGCACCTCGACGGCCCCGACGGGCTGCTCGCGGGCATCGAGGGGCGCCCTTTCCTCCTCATGATCGGGTCGACATCCTCTCCCGTCGGCGTGCGCGAGCTGGCGGAACGGCTGCCCACCGGCATCGGGGTCGTCGACTGCCCCGTCTCGGGCGGCGAGGACGGCGCGAAGGCCGGGACCCTCTCGATCATGCTCGGCGGAGACAGCGCCGTCGCCGATCTCGCCGCGGAGCTCCTCGCGCCCTGCGGTACCCCCATCCGTCTCGGCCCCCTCGGCGCGGGAGAGGTGGCCAAGGCCTGCAACCAGATGGTCGTGGCGGCGACCATCCTCGCCCTCGGCGAAGCGACCGAGCTCGCCGCACGGTCCGACGTCGACCCCGCCGCACTCTGGGAGCTGCTCGGCGGTGGATACGCGGGATCGAACCTGCTCGCCAGCCGACGCGAGAAGCTCGTCACCGGCGACGACTCCCCCAGCGGCGTCGCGGGCTACATGGTCAAGGATCTGCGCTTCGCCGCCGACATCGCCGCCGCGACCGACACGCGTCCCGCGCTGCTCCCCGCCCTTCGCGCGGCCTTCGACGAGATCGTCGACCGTGGCCTCGGCGAGCGCGACATCGCCGTCACGCGCCGGTTCACGGCGGTCCGCAGCGACGACTGA
- a CDS encoding gluconokinase, with translation MVTTPPVLVFMGPAGTGKSTVASMLAGRLGWDFQEGDDLHPEANVAKMAAGHALNDDDRWPWLDRVAAWIDGQIAAGRPGIITCSALKRSYRDVLRRDEVTFVLLMGDPALVLERLLRRQGHYMPPSLLTSQFETLQMPDADERAIRVDLDLTPSQQVEEVIDRLSLPTITP, from the coding sequence ATGGTCACCACACCCCCCGTCCTCGTGTTCATGGGTCCCGCCGGGACCGGCAAATCCACCGTCGCGAGCATGCTCGCCGGACGCCTCGGGTGGGACTTCCAAGAGGGCGACGATCTGCACCCCGAGGCCAACGTCGCCAAGATGGCCGCCGGTCACGCGCTGAACGACGACGACCGCTGGCCGTGGCTCGACCGCGTCGCGGCGTGGATCGACGGACAGATCGCGGCCGGCCGCCCCGGGATCATCACGTGCTCCGCACTGAAGCGCAGTTACCGTGACGTGCTGCGCCGGGACGAGGTCACGTTCGTCCTCCTCATGGGCGACCCCGCTCTCGTGCTCGAGCGTCTGCTGCGCCGCCAGGGGCACTACATGCCGCCGTCGCTGCTCACCTCGCAGTTCGAGACCCTGCAGATGCCGGATGCCGATGAGCGGGCGATCCGCGTCGACCTCGATCTGACTCCCTCCCAGCAGGTGGAGGAGGTCATCGACCGACTCAGCCTCCCCACCATCACCCCCTGA
- a CDS encoding IclR family transcriptional regulator, translating into MSDDEASAIARDPAPAVGRSIRLLGLLAEAGRALTLTELAAGLGLAKSSTANLCLSLEAGRMIERVPLGYRLGIRTAELGGAFAAQFNQVREFYAVCETSPALSSELVQVAVLDDTDALYLARYEGSRSVRLGTPLGSRLPAALSATGRALLMTRSDDDVRALLTRGRPLPKLTEHSTVDVEGVIAKLAAARERGWSVDEEESFRGIVGVAVPLEGWAPGDPQLALGVGIPVADATGDRVARVGAALREAAKALTNPFSASRSR; encoded by the coding sequence GTGAGTGATGACGAAGCGAGCGCGATCGCGCGCGATCCGGCTCCAGCCGTCGGGCGCAGCATCCGTCTTCTCGGCCTGCTCGCCGAGGCGGGTCGCGCGCTGACGCTCACCGAGCTGGCGGCGGGCCTCGGGCTCGCGAAATCGTCGACGGCCAATCTGTGCCTGTCGCTGGAGGCGGGGCGCATGATCGAGCGCGTGCCGCTCGGCTACCGTCTCGGGATCCGCACGGCAGAACTCGGGGGAGCGTTCGCCGCGCAGTTCAACCAGGTGCGCGAGTTCTACGCCGTCTGCGAGACCTCTCCGGCCCTCTCGTCCGAGCTCGTGCAGGTCGCGGTCCTCGATGACACCGACGCGCTGTACCTGGCGAGGTACGAGGGGTCGCGCTCGGTGCGGCTCGGGACCCCGCTCGGCTCGCGCCTGCCCGCGGCCCTGTCCGCCACGGGGCGCGCGCTGCTGATGACCCGCAGCGACGACGATGTCCGGGCGCTGCTGACGCGAGGGCGTCCGCTGCCGAAGCTGACGGAGCACAGCACGGTCGACGTCGAGGGTGTCATCGCGAAGCTCGCCGCGGCGCGGGAGCGCGGGTGGTCGGTGGACGAGGAAGAGTCGTTCCGCGGCATCGTCGGCGTCGCTGTTCCGCTCGAGGGGTGGGCGCCCGGCGATCCGCAGCTCGCCCTGGGCGTCGGCATCCCCGTCGCGGATGCCACCGGCGACCGTGTCGCGCGCGTCGGCGCTGCTCTTCGCGAGGCGGCGAAGGCGCTGACGAACCCGTTCAGCGCCTCTCGCTCCCGCTGA
- a CDS encoding D-2-hydroxyacid dehydrogenase: MSTRKSLRAVVAVPLKEEHCELIERLEPRVELMRDASLTHPMRGPADWSGDPAHERSADEQRAFDDMVDSADALFGIPDVDPAALARTVAANPKLRWVMTTAAGGGGQVKAADLDRAALDRIVFTTSAGVHGGPLAEFAVFGVLAGAKDLPRLAQQQADRRWTDRWEMRQVDEMTVLVVGLGGIGAECARRFHALGAEVWGTTRSGTPVDGVDRLVSLDELATAVSEVDAIVVTLPGTDQTHHLIGAEVLAAVKPGVIVASVGRGTVIDETELLAALDDGRVSFAALDVFEVEPLPEESPLWRHPRVLVSPHTAALNSKEEERIARRFAENATRLLDGEPMRAVVDTVEFY, translated from the coding sequence ATGTCGACACGCAAGAGCTTACGCGCGGTGGTGGCGGTGCCCCTGAAAGAGGAGCACTGCGAACTGATCGAGCGCCTCGAGCCGCGCGTCGAGCTGATGCGCGACGCCTCGCTCACGCACCCGATGCGCGGGCCCGCCGACTGGTCGGGTGACCCGGCGCACGAGCGCTCGGCTGACGAGCAGCGCGCATTCGACGACATGGTCGACTCGGCGGACGCGCTCTTCGGCATCCCGGACGTCGATCCCGCCGCCCTCGCACGGACCGTCGCCGCCAATCCGAAGCTGCGGTGGGTGATGACGACCGCTGCGGGCGGGGGAGGGCAGGTGAAGGCGGCCGATCTCGACCGCGCGGCGCTGGATCGCATCGTCTTCACCACCAGCGCCGGCGTCCACGGGGGACCGCTCGCCGAGTTCGCGGTGTTCGGCGTCCTCGCCGGCGCGAAGGACCTGCCGCGGCTCGCGCAGCAGCAGGCGGATCGACGCTGGACCGATCGCTGGGAGATGCGCCAGGTCGACGAGATGACCGTGCTCGTCGTCGGGCTCGGGGGAATCGGGGCGGAGTGCGCGCGCCGCTTCCACGCGCTGGGCGCCGAGGTGTGGGGGACGACGCGCTCCGGCACCCCCGTGGACGGGGTCGACCGCCTCGTCTCGCTCGACGAGCTGGCCACGGCGGTGAGCGAGGTGGATGCCATCGTCGTCACCCTGCCGGGAACCGATCAGACGCATCACCTGATCGGCGCCGAGGTTCTCGCCGCGGTGAAGCCGGGGGTGATCGTCGCGAGCGTCGGTCGCGGGACCGTGATCGATGAGACGGAGCTCCTCGCGGCTCTCGACGACGGACGCGTGTCGTTCGCCGCCCTCGACGTGTTCGAGGTGGAGCCCCTCCCGGAGGAGTCGCCGCTGTGGCGGCATCCGAGAGTCCTCGTCAGCCCGCACACGGCCGCGCTCAACAGCAAAGAGGAGGAGCGCATCGCGCGCCGGTTCGCAGAGAACGCCACGCGCCTGCTCGACGGCGAGCCGATGCGCGCGGTTGTCGATACGGTCGAGTTCTATTGA
- a CDS encoding MFS transporter, translated as MAVTTASTPTPQPQDDPEYAANLRRATLASSIGSALEYFDFALYGLSTALIFNVLFFSQDNPALATVAAFATYGVGFLARPFGGLFFGVLGDKLGRKWVLVITILLMGGASTAIGLLPTYEAVGILAPILLVIMRLLQGFGAGAEQAGATVLMAEYAPVKRRGFFSALPFIGIQAGTLLAAVVFSLISLLPEDQLLSWGWRVPFLASFVLILLALFIRMRLRETPTFIELEKSEQIAERPIRDIFTRGLPGVIVGIGLRMAENGGSYMFNTLALTFFVASVGGQADRSLLTWGVTLGSLIGIFSVPLTGALSDRMGRRTVYRLGALFMLVFTFPAWWLISLGSYPITIAVIAIGIGVAVNSMLGPQCAMLPELFGNRHRYLGVAMAREISAVLAGGLAGVLGAYIIAVSGANWLLLAIYMGTLALITTASTFLVPETLRRDLTRTDDAIKVSRDEAGEGVDATTVTVRTIR; from the coding sequence ATGGCCGTGACCACTGCATCCACACCGACGCCGCAGCCGCAGGATGACCCCGAATACGCCGCGAACCTGCGTCGTGCAACGCTCGCCTCGAGCATCGGCAGCGCGCTGGAGTACTTCGACTTCGCGCTCTACGGCCTCTCAACGGCCCTGATCTTCAACGTCCTGTTCTTCTCGCAGGACAACCCGGCGCTCGCCACGGTCGCCGCGTTCGCCACCTACGGCGTCGGCTTCCTCGCCCGTCCCTTCGGCGGACTGTTCTTCGGAGTCCTCGGCGACAAGCTCGGCCGCAAGTGGGTGCTCGTCATCACGATCCTGCTGATGGGTGGGGCGTCGACGGCGATCGGCCTCCTGCCCACCTACGAGGCCGTCGGCATCCTCGCGCCGATCCTGCTCGTGATCATGCGCCTTCTCCAGGGCTTCGGCGCGGGTGCCGAACAGGCGGGTGCGACGGTGCTCATGGCCGAGTACGCGCCGGTGAAGCGCCGCGGTTTCTTCTCGGCGCTGCCGTTCATCGGCATCCAGGCGGGCACGCTGCTCGCGGCCGTCGTCTTCAGCCTCATCTCACTACTGCCCGAAGACCAGCTGCTCAGCTGGGGCTGGCGCGTGCCGTTCCTGGCGTCGTTCGTGCTGATCCTGCTCGCGCTGTTCATCCGCATGCGGCTGCGCGAGACCCCGACCTTCATCGAGCTCGAGAAGAGCGAGCAGATCGCCGAGCGTCCGATCCGCGACATCTTCACGCGGGGCCTGCCGGGCGTCATCGTCGGCATCGGTCTGCGCATGGCCGAGAACGGCGGCTCGTACATGTTCAACACCCTCGCGCTGACGTTCTTCGTCGCCTCCGTGGGTGGCCAGGCCGACCGCAGCCTGCTGACCTGGGGCGTCACGCTCGGCTCGCTCATCGGCATCTTCTCGGTGCCCCTGACGGGCGCGCTGTCCGACCGCATGGGTCGCCGCACCGTCTACCGCCTGGGTGCGCTGTTCATGCTGGTCTTCACCTTCCCCGCCTGGTGGCTGATCTCGCTCGGGAGCTACCCGATCACGATCGCCGTGATCGCGATCGGCATCGGCGTCGCCGTCAACTCGATGCTCGGACCGCAGTGCGCCATGCTCCCCGAGCTGTTCGGCAACCGTCACCGCTACCTGGGCGTGGCGATGGCGCGCGAGATCTCGGCTGTTCTCGCCGGTGGCCTCGCGGGAGTCCTCGGTGCGTACATCATCGCCGTGAGCGGGGCGAACTGGCTCCTCCTGGCGATCTACATGGGAACCCTCGCGCTCATCACGACCGCGTCGACGTTCCTCGTCCCTGAGACCCTCCGCCGCGACCTCACGCGCACCGACGACGCCA